The genomic interval GGTCACACTGAATCAGATTCCGTCCAATACACTGACAGCGTTTAGTGCAGTCACTGTTCCAGAACAACTGCTTAGGCTGAGAGACAAAGTAAATAGATCAAAACAAGTAACACAGTTGTTGGGCTTTGTATCCAACCTAAAAGAAAAGAGCAATGCTATTTTTTAACATAAAATCTGTGATAAGGGGCTGCCCATACAAAAGTTAGCACCAAAGGGCTTGGATATATTGTGTGGTTGCGTGTGTTGAGTATACTAAATTCAGAGTCTTAAATTCACTGTTATATGCAGTATGattaattaatattcaaattctacattattatttattaggaaagataatataagaaaaaacaattattaataataataataatttgttacatttatatgacgttttttctgggtcctcaaagtgctttaaattTTTAGAAGGGAGGAATCTCCTatgccaatcaggagagggggatgattaggagcccatgatggacagaggatggtgccatgatggacagaggatagtgccggggttacacccgtACTCTTTTTTCCAAAGGACATccgggatttttaatgaccatagtcaggacctcggtttaacgtctcatccgaagggtggattaaaaattgttattttttagcTTGAACACAAATGGAAAAATGGCAATATAACTAGACAAAATATTTTCACAAAAACAGATTCTGATGTCTCAAGTAGCTTTGCTTCTCAGATAAATGGATTAGATACAATAACTGATTAAGAATAGTCGACACAGTTTATGCCACAGAATGCGTACATTCAACTTCAAGCATGCCTGAGTCCATTATAtagatgcacaaaaaaaaaaaaacagtgtatcACACATTGTATTTATGCATAGACACCTAAAATGTGTTAACACCTATAAAAATGCAGTCAGGTCAAAACGTTCAGGTTAGTTTTTTTTGGCATTTCCATATGGTCAGGTTTGGTATCGCAATCTGACTTTTCTAAAATTTAAACAAGCTCTTTACTGTTGTTCTGTACACATACTATACACTCTGAATTCAGTTTttatcttcttcttttttttctgtaatcttggaaacagttagcctagaaatctagatgcaccgtAGCGGCAgtaaatttaatctgcccgcgagtgtcgtctaggaactctcaatacccttctgagctgtattcccctaactcttgctgggccaatcacatcctgtatagagtcggtggacggggccataatgacgacgtgTTTGCGTGCtcctagtaaacacagaaactggcgaacggcggtctttgaatcagctttgaccgcgaatCTGGAAgattggagttaagcttttctctgagaaaaggcctaacaacggcactgaagtcattcttaaaaagggaagatgtgttcagagttttgccgaccggatacggcgaatgtttaatcagtcagcgagctctgtttcaccttcgttgctctggttggtgtagcgctatcctatcatgtgcagagggagtttgaaagacaaccgtttatcccgcccctcggattgagccctgtctatggtgagtttccagaccaaacatcttgatgtgggtctggcttgtcaggctaggaaacAGTACCATTCTGTATACATTATCATTCTgtaatgtatatgtatatattatgtaaTGTATACATATAATTTGGTTATTTGGCTTCCTTTTAGAGTCTACaagtgtgcttttttttttaaagacacctacataaattgcaaaaaatattgcagaaaatacagttttgtgTGATTCACCCTTCCATCTGATGATTTACTTTGCTGGACATAGTAAATGTTGACAAAATGAACATGTAAATTCGTGGCAATACTTTTAAGAGATGTTTGTTACAGCCTCATTTCCACCCTCATGCTTCATGTCTAACAAGCTAAACATTGATTTGTTCTGTATCATACAGCTTCATGCTGTTGGCTTTGTCTAATTTTGTGACACACCATCTCACCTCATAGTATTTACCATCCGTGTAGCATCCACAGTTTTGATTGAGGATACAGCTCTTGCCGTTAAGCACAAAGCCCTGGTCACACTGGCACCCTTCAACACAGTACTGGTTACAGTCTCTCTGGCCACGTGCAGGGGCACATTGCGGCTGGCACACCATCACACAGCTGGAATAGTGGCTGTTCACAGGGCACGACAGCACTGGGCACATACACAGAGGGGGCAAAACAAGAAGAGTTCATTGGACGGGTGAGTTTCTTGCAAAGTTAAGGGGAGGATGTATTGTATTTCACTTTAAAAGGCTTATATGAATGTGTGGCATTCACAGGGCTTTGACTGTGATAAAATATCCTCTAGTTTCTATGTTGGCAAAACACAACATATGTAAAGTAAGCCATGGTTTGTGGTTAGACAGCGTAACACCAGGCATTAAGGGGTTTCAGAATAACATTTTCATGTTAGCCCTAGAAGTGCAAATAATATTTGCATAAAGCAATCATAAAAATTACATCATAGTTTAATAGCAACCTCATAAATGTTGCTAAAAGAAAatctaaaagaagaaaatatgcATGGTGCTTGCCCAGAATGTGGTATGTGGTTGCAAAGGCATTCAATGTTTCGATGCAGTTGCTTGGGCATTTTTTGCTGATTAAGCATCTGATTAAGACGCTTACTGATCCAAGTTAAAGatccaacccccatgtctctatggtATTCTAGTCTCTAGTCCCAGCCctaattttaatgcattttttatgcGACAAGATTGTGACAAAAATTATAGGACATATTTCTTACCACAGGGTGTGGAACTTCTCCAGTCAGTGACAGACACTCCTTGTGTCTGACAGGTACTGGCATAAATTTGTAGCCAATTACAGATGGTCTCCCTCGCACCTTGATCCACACATGTATCCTGCAGACAGCTCTGATAGAAATAGGCTGGTGCCACTTTGCTGTGACAGCGTGCAAACACACCTCCACGGTCTATAATAAGTCCACATAATCTCACTGCCTCAGGTTCGACATAAACATACAACCCTTCAGCAAGGTGAAAACGGTTTCCAGGGTTACCGTTATCCATGTCAATGTTACCAACAGCATCCGTTACTTGGGCGGGGACCTCAGCAGCCAGGCCCCTCTCAACCAATCCACAGCGGGGGCAAGAGTCCCCGCAACCCACTTGGCAGAAGGTGTCACGGTCTGCCCATGCCATGCCCCACTCGCTGACACTTAGAGCGGGACCAGAAATGGGCATTCCTTGGCAGAGCCCACAGGTGGCGTTAAAGAGACTGCGAGGAAGAGTGAGGAGCAGTAGAGTATTCCAGTCAAAAGCCACCTGTAGAGATATTATTAACCAGCTTACACAGTGGATAATGTAAATGGAGaggttttgcatttttttttgtctgtgctTTACAAGcaaaaagtgctttgcaatatttattttgttttgtactCCACCTTCAGTCCAAAGTCTGTCTCCACAAGTAACTGCAGACCAAGGGTGTAGATGTTAACTTTCCCTGGACCGAGTTTTATAGGCAGATACAGGCGCTCTTTATTCACCTAAAAgagataaaaaaacattttcacatttgtttcattaatagTCTTTAAATCCTTTTGATACATGGTGTATCCCTTGTCTCATCTCCTAGCTTTTATCCATCTCTTGTTAATTTTCTATCTATACTTTACTGAGTTCAAAGCCAGTTTCTCGTTGATTCACTGTGTCTCTCATTCTCTAACTTGGTTTTCTTCTCCCCTCAATCTTTATTTGATCTAAAGTTCCTCAGATCTTCCAGTGGTGTTGGAGACTCATTTCAGGCGTGTTGTGAACTCATTCCAGACGTCACTCAGTTATCAGTTTCCCTCTGTATCTGCTCCAGTATGCTAACAGATGCTGACTGAAATATTATACCCCTCACCTGAAAAAAATTACTCCCGTTAGTTCTTCTCTCTGGTTGATTAAAATATCTTTGTGTCATAAAAACGAGGAGTTTGACCTTCAAAAGGGTGTGTTCTAGAATTACAGATGAATTCTTGTGATTATGAAAAGTCCTGCCAATCAAGCAAATGGCCAAAAAGTGTATCAGTAGCTGTCTGTTCTTGTGCGTGCAGGTGAATTCTGTACTAATCCAAATCAGTTTTGGATCACATCTATACACgttgttaaacaaatacaagCATGTTATGTGTACCACTCAAATTCATACAAGTTCACAAAATCATAAGATACCCATTATTCATAATCTTGACACATTTTTCAGGACAAGCTTACCATGACTGTGTGTTTGAAGCTTCGTGACACCTCAATTTCATAACCATAGACCTCCAAAACAAATCCCCGCAACCATATAGCCTGGCTTGTGTCTCTTTCTTCATTCCGAACCGAAAACTGGAACATGGGCAGTCCTCCTAGAACTGTCTCTGCACTGTCTAGTCCACCAAAACCATCCTCGTCCCCATCACCACACTCAGTAGTGGCCAGACGAAGAGTACAGCTGCTCTGGAGGTCAAATGGTACACCTCCAAATGGCAAAAAGTGGCCATATCCAGCAACAATACACATGGCCTCAGTCCTCGGCTGGCAGAAAAATAAGGCTTCATTCTCCTGGCAGTACTCCTCTGGGTGACAGGGTGAGAAGGTGCAGTAGACACTGTTGTCTGTGCCATTACAGAAGCAGCGCTCCTGGCACTCCCAGTCAGTCCAGAATGTCTCATTGGTAGCCAGCTGGCGACCCAGGTAGAAGCAGCCGCAGTCACTACGTGCCACACAGATGCCATCACGGAGGGCAAAGCCCTCCTCACACTGACAGCCCTCAGAGCAAGGTAGAGGGCACGGCTCCTCTGGGTCATCCAGGTTAGAGCAAGTGAGAGGGCAGGCAGAGGTACACTCATCGAAATGACTGTTTTCTGGGCAGGGTAATGCTAATGATAAAAAAGGAAAGGAAATTATGTTACAAGCATACAAGGAGTTGCAAATGATAAAAGAGATAAACAATCAACACTCTTACGGCAGTTGGTAGCACTCCTCCAGGCTCCCAGGTTGATCTGAGCATCCTGGCAAGCTGAAGCATATGCCTGGAGGGAGTTACACAGGGCAGAACGGTTTCCCTCCCGTACACACATGTTGTAGAGGCAGTTCCTGAAGAAAGGAGAGGGACTAACAGCTGTGTGGCAAGCCAGGAATGAGCTGTTTACCAGGTCATTGATGTTTCCACACAGCCATGGGCTCTGGTACAGCCTTAAATCTGTACACATACGATACAAGTCCTCACAATCACCATTGCATGTCAGATCATCAGCAATGGCTCTCCAGCCTTCAATAAACTGGTCAGCTGTATCAGCCTGCCTTCCGTTAGGAAGGCGGAGGTCATCAACTGGATCTCCATTGAAGAAACCACAGAGACCACAAGTTGTGTTGTAAAAGAGAGTAGAAAGAGTGATGTTTAGCAGGCCTTGACGTGAATATCGAGTGCGGACTAAACCACTCCACTCAATCACTGTGGTATTACCAAAGGACCGGTATATCATGAGAGGCTCCACTGGATGGACATAAGGAAGATTCGCTGGTTCACCATTGACCTGGCCAGAGAGAGGAATGACATCATCAGCACATGTCATACAATCAGATATCTTGGTCTCAGTAATATATAAGAATAAATTGAGTAATCAAAGCTACTGTTTAAATAATGCTATTGCTACAGCTTGTTGtctcttttgtttctttttaacAGCATCAGTTTCAGTTTCACAGAACTGAGAACTAacagttttgcagattataagcAATGCAAGATACAAACAAACCTTGATCAAGTCGAAATCCGAGCCACCTATCTGTGCTTCCAAATGTCCCACCCTAACGACCACTGGCCGCAGCCATGTTGGGCCCTTATTCACCAGCTTTCTGCCAATCTTCACCTCCACTGATGTAACATTTGCAGGCAAGCGTCCCAAAGTCTTCACCAGGTAGAATGAGCTCTCATCAGGGAACAGCATTGTAGACCCATCAAACGTGGCCAGTATTTGAGACTGGGACAGGGAACAGACTGCTTCGCGACGAGGGTAACACCCCAACAACCCGACTTCTGCTGCACACACCTCGCCTTCACCACAAGAGTCATTGAAGCATGTTACTTCACCTGCCGGGCCACACACACAACGTTGGGTGCATTCTTCACCGACCTCCCCCCCTTCCCCCGCCCAGAAGGTCTCATTTAGGGCATAGTACAGGCCGTCACGTTCACATCCACACTCAGACCGACGTACACAGCGGCTTCCACTCAGCACATAGCCCTGATCACACTGACAGCCCTCAGTGCATGGATGGGTGCAGTAGAGGTGAGACGTCAGGTCAGAGCAGGAGGCAGGACATGCACTCGTGCACACTTGGTAGTGGCTGTTCTCAAGGCATGTCAATGCTAAGAGCCAAAAGCAAATGGAAAAATGGAAGGTCAGTGGAAAAGAGAGCATAGAAAGTACATATTCATAATAGAAAGTGAGAAAATGATTAATAATGTATACTTGATTTAATCGCTCTAAAAGCTATTGAATAAACCTTAAGATCACACCTGATCTCACTCACCACAGAACGAGCGTGATCTCCAGGGTCGTATAGTAACTCCTAGGGCCTGGCATGCAAGTGCATATGCCTGTATAGCCTGGCACAGGGTGGTGATGTTATCACGATTGCTGCACATATCATAAACACAGCTGTACACAAATGCTGTAGGGTCTACCACAGCCCTACAGTCTCTGAATGGCCCGTCAGTTTTATTGATCAGGCCGCAGTAGTCTGAGCGAAAATAGAATGCTTCAGCTGCCGGTTCACACAAGCTACAGTTCTGGGCACAGCCATCTGTACAACGAAAATCTGTGTCCTCGGCTCGCCAGCTACCACCCAGTTCCACTACACTCTCTGCCAGAGAGCCATCTGGCAACACAGGATCATCGGCGGGGTCATCGTTGTAGTTACCACATAGACCGCAAGTGTTGTTGAAATAAGAGCTGGGGAGGGAGATGGAGGCGTAGTGCAATCCGTCATAGGTCACCAAGAGACCAAAGTCTGTTTCCAAAGCGACAGCAACACCAGATTGGTATACCTTGACTGCGCCTAGTTGAAGTTGAACAGGGAGAGTCTTTATCAGGCCATCCACCTGAAACACAAATTGAAAGACATTGAGAAAGGTTATATCGCCTGTGTCCTGCAAGAACAATCAAATCTACTAAGCTGCTATTCATACTGATTGTACAGTTGGTCAATTTAGTAGGAGGAGCTGCTTCAGATTTAAAGGACTGAAACATGAAGAGAGCCAACCTGCACAGTTCCCAGAGTCCCTTTGGGTAGTGTGACACGGTGGTTGTACACCTCAACTGTCACGTCACGTAGCCAGGACACAGTGGTCACACCACGGTTTTCATTCTTGGCCTCCACACTGAAGAAGGGCAAACCAGGCATTTCCCAGCATGGACGAGCCAATAGGTATGAGCAAGTACCCTGGATGAGAGACCAAGGAGATCACATAGTTTCATCCTACAGTTCTTTACAaagcaaaacaacaacaacaacaacaacaacaaaaaacagcaaATCAGCATGAAATTAATTTTTTGCTTCCAGCACAACCCTCTGATAACAGACCAGTttcttgatttaaaaaatgtcatactaTTCCCAGaggaaaatactttttaaataagtttgcaTGGTTATTGTGTCTAGTTGTGGTCAGTCCAGCATTGTAGCAATGTGGGCCATTCATTGAAAATGCATGGTGTTCTGTCAAGCTCAGCTGCCCTTTAGTTTATTAAATATTAGAACTTCGGTCCCTTTGTTTGCTAAAACAGTAAGTATATCCCATTAGACTATCACATCTTTTattggtttttatttattttattataataatttttttgtgaatggTTAAGTCCAATAAAAAATTGATTTTTCCCGCCTTGGGTCATTTTCTGTGCTGGAGCCCCCCTAGCTCTGCACATTTTGTGTGTCTACCTACTCATTTATCACACCcgattcaactcatcagctctTTAGTAGTGACTGCAAGAACTAAATCGGGTGTGTCTGAAAAGGGagacaaaatgtgcagggctggggtgcctccaggacaggtttgaaaaccactgttcTAGTGTTGCTTTCCAGTTCATTTTTATTATGCCCTTCCCCTTTTGTAACTTCCCTCCGTTTCGTTCACTcagatgtgcgtcattgcttacgttgcatgagttcAAACTACTGGTCTAacctttgcaatggactgaactggaacgtcctaag from Pseudorasbora parva isolate DD20220531a chromosome 3, ASM2467924v1, whole genome shotgun sequence carries:
- the tecta gene encoding alpha-tectorin, with the translated sequence MVRTGTLVSLLQLFSTLAPRGAFSQDTLYPFGTAHRDLETPKMDDGSSPEIPLLIPFIFFNVPYRSLYVNNNGVISFNIQVSQFTPEAFPLSDSRSFIAPLWADVHNGIRGDVYYRESTDPEILERATQDVRKYFKVMVSFTATWVFIATWNQVTFYGGSQTTPVNTFQAVLISDGQACFAMFNYGEINWSTGTASGGDPLTGLGGTTAQAGFNGGDVSHFFNLPGSRSNEVVNIELTTNVNVPGRWFFRIDGDQIDPANGCSYIGRFFRRGEIFWLSDQCTQRCRCLDLDNEVICQETPCGQLETCEQVEGAYYCQPTRTSTCVVFGDPHYHTFDGFLYHFQGTCSYLLARPCWEMPGLPFFSVEAKNENRGVTTVSWLRDVTVEVYNHRVTLPKGTLGTVQVDGLIKTLPVQLQLGAVKVYQSGVAVALETDFGLLVTYDGLHYASISLPSSYFNNTCGLCGNYNDDPADDPVLPDGSLAESVVELGGSWRAEDTDFRCTDGCAQNCSLCEPAAEAFYFRSDYCGLINKTDGPFRDCRAVVDPTAFVYSCVYDMCSNRDNITTLCQAIQAYALACQALGVTIRPWRSRSFCALTCLENSHYQVCTSACPASCSDLTSHLYCTHPCTEGCQCDQGYVLSGSRCVRRSECGCERDGLYYALNETFWAGEGGEVGEECTQRCVCGPAGEVTCFNDSCGEGEVCAAEVGLLGCYPRREAVCSLSQSQILATFDGSTMLFPDESSFYLVKTLGRLPANVTSVEVKIGRKLVNKGPTWLRPVVVRVGHLEAQIGGSDFDLIKVNGEPANLPYVHPVEPLMIYRSFGNTTVIEWSGLVRTRYSRQGLLNITLSTLFYNTTCGLCGFFNGDPVDDLRLPNGRQADTADQFIEGWRAIADDLTCNGDCEDLYRMCTDLRLYQSPWLCGNINDLVNSSFLACHTAVSPSPFFRNCLYNMCVREGNRSALCNSLQAYASACQDAQINLGAWRSATNCPLPCPENSHFDECTSACPLTCSNLDDPEEPCPLPCSEGCQCEEGFALRDGICVARSDCGCFYLGRQLATNETFWTDWECQERCFCNGTDNSVYCTFSPCHPEEYCQENEALFFCQPRTEAMCIVAGYGHFLPFGGVPFDLQSSCTLRLATTECGDGDEDGFGGLDSAETVLGGLPMFQFSVRNEERDTSQAIWLRGFVLEVYGYEIEVSRSFKHTVMVNKERLYLPIKLGPGKVNIYTLGLQLLVETDFGLKVAFDWNTLLLLTLPRSLFNATCGLCQGMPISGPALSVSEWGMAWADRDTFCQVGCGDSCPRCGLVERGLAAEVPAQVTDAVGNIDMDNGNPGNRFHLAEGLYVYVEPEAVRLCGLIIDRGGVFARCHSKVAPAYFYQSCLQDTCVDQGARETICNWLQIYASTCQTQGVSVTDWRSSTPCVLSCPVNSHYSSCVMVCQPQCAPARGQRDCNQYCVEGCQCDQGFVLNGKSCILNQNCGCYTDGKYYEPKQLFWNSDCTKRCQCIGRNLIQCDPRRCKSEEECVLRHGVRGCFARRNQHCVASGGGVFRTFDGASLRLPASCSFVLSTICHKLPELSFQLIANFDKWSTPNLTTISHAYLYINEENILISGNTVKVNGTPVSVPFVTGLMTRVSTSEGFLVIDTPQDIQVRYNRFNTLSITMGPRLQNKVCGLCGNFNGDPTDDYITSRGKPAVSALELAQSWKTNGMQNSCDETQYVALAQSCDNTAVSELQGEDNCLKLTDLKGFFQPCHGLLDPHPFYQSCYMDGCYNHRKAQVCGSMAAYAEACRSFGTLTTKWIAQENCSEWIYDPCAGEICSNNTCEQDNGGDLCGCPELPSTDISEDDIIQAEVTCKHAQMEVSISKCRLFQLGFEREDVRINDQHCAGIEGEDFISFRINNTKGHCGSIVQSNGTHIMYKNTVWIESVNNTGNIVTRDKTINVEFSCAYELDIKISLETVLKPMLSVINLTLPTQEGNFITKMALYKNASYRNPYREGEVVLSTRDVLFVGVFVEGADDKQLILIVNMCWATPSRYSSDRLRYIIIERGCPNIKDNTIGMAENGVSLTCRFHVTVFKFIGDYDEVHLHCDVSLCDSETNTCKVNCPHNKRSYTDYSQHKEQILSVGPIRRRDLNWCEENNGGCEQICTSQVKGAVCSCVTGMLQRDGKSCRVTSMSTDLQPLLLLAAAVVSINILLQTHTSIFFS